A window of Nicotiana tabacum cultivar K326 chromosome 24, ASM71507v2, whole genome shotgun sequence contains these coding sequences:
- the LOC107821971 gene encoding manganese-dependent ADP-ribose/CDP-alcohol diphosphatase-like produces MGSANGLVCSEEKQPLLSFGVISDVQYADIPDGRSFLGVPRYYRHSVCVLQKAVEEWNQEKPKFVINCGDIVDGFCPKEQSMITVKKMVNEFDKFNGPVYHLIGNHCLYNLPREKLLPLLRVPSPDYHAYFEFSPIPEYRFVILDGYDISGIGWAKDHPNTLEALKILQEKNPNSDKNNPDGLVGCERRFLMFNGGVGKEQLKWLDNVLEEATNLNQNVIVCCHLPLDPAASSFAALLWNYDEVMAVIHGYNCVKVCLAGHDHKGGHSVDSHGVHHRILEAALECPPGTYAFGRINVFHDRFSLLGTGRMRSTEMVFGR; encoded by the coding sequence ATGGGATCGGCAAATGGTCTTGTGTGTTCAGAGGAGAAGCAACCACTTCTCTCATTTGGGGTCATATCAGATGTCCAGTATGCTGATATACCTGATGGCCGCTCATTCCTTGGTGTCCCTAGGTATTACCGGCACAGTGTTTGCGTCTTacagaaggcagttgaggaaTGGAATCAAGAAAAGCCTAAATTTGTGATTAATTGTGGAGACATAGTTGATGGTTTTTGTCCCAAGGAGCAGTCAATGATCACTGTAAAGAAGATGGTTAACGAATTTGATAAGTTCAATGGCCCTGTTTATCACTTGATTGGAAATCACTGCCTTTACAATCTCCCTCGGGAGAAGTTGCTTCCTTTACTGAGAGTTCCTAGCCCTGATTATCATGCCTATTTTGAATTTTCTCCAATTCCAGAATACAGATTTGTTATCCTTGATGGTTACGATATTAGTGGCATTGGTTGGGCAAAGGATCACCCAAATACATTGGAGGCCCTTAAAATTCTTCAGGAAAAAAACCCGAATTCAGACAAAAACAATCCGGATGGACTAGTGGGATGTGAGAGGAGGTTTCTCATGTTCAACGGAGGTGTTGGGAAAGAACAGTTGAAATGGCTAGATAATGTCCTTGAGGAAGCAACAAATTTGAATCAAAATGTAATAGTGTGTTGCCATCTGCCTTTAGATCCTGCAGCATCATCTTTTGCAGCATTATTGTGGAATTATGATGAAGTGATGGCTGTGATACATGGCTACAATTGTGTGAAGGTCTGTCTTGCTGGACATGACCATAAAGGTGGACATTCGGTTGACTCCCATGGCGTACATCATCGGATCCTTGAAGCAGCTCTCGAGTGCCCTCCCGGAACTTATGCTTTTGGACGCATTAATGTGTTCCATGATAGATTCTCACTTTTAGGCACTGGTAGAATGAGGAGCACTGAAATGGTTTTTGGTCGCTAA